Proteins encoded in a region of the Oscillatoria nigro-viridis PCC 7112 genome:
- a CDS encoding pirin family protein: MTDSIQHLIEPHIQDLGGFQARRLLPSDVLTLVGPFIFFDHLGPAVFPPGRGVDVRPHPHINLATVTYLFEGVLLHRDSVGSVQEIRPGAVNWMTAGRGIVHSERTPDDDRNKEAILHGIQTWIALPDEYEETEPWFRHHPATELPAWEDAGVSFALIAGDAYGRTSPVQIFSPMIYLDVQLTPGTEFTLPGDYSEQAVYSVTEGLAIDGVPLEQHRLAVLTSGTSANISASGTARCIVIGGEPVGDRHKWWNFVSSRRERIEQAKLDWREGRFGQVPQETEFIPLPFEPPSQREQPL; encoded by the coding sequence ATGACGGATAGCATCCAGCATCTCATCGAGCCGCACATTCAAGATTTGGGTGGATTCCAAGCCCGTCGCCTGCTTCCCTCAGACGTTCTAACGCTGGTAGGCCCGTTCATCTTTTTTGACCATCTCGGCCCTGCGGTGTTTCCACCCGGTCGGGGCGTGGATGTCAGGCCGCACCCGCACATCAACTTAGCAACCGTCACCTACCTGTTTGAAGGCGTTTTGCTGCACCGCGATAGTGTCGGCAGCGTTCAAGAAATCCGTCCCGGCGCGGTGAACTGGATGACGGCAGGGCGAGGCATCGTCCACTCCGAACGCACGCCAGACGACGATCGCAACAAAGAAGCCATCCTGCACGGCATCCAAACTTGGATAGCACTTCCCGACGAATACGAAGAAACTGAACCTTGGTTTCGGCACCATCCGGCAACCGAACTGCCCGCTTGGGAGGATGCAGGAGTTTCGTTCGCCCTGATTGCGGGCGATGCTTACGGTCGCACTTCCCCAGTCCAAATATTTTCACCCATGATTTATCTGGACGTGCAACTGACTCCAGGAACAGAATTTACTTTACCGGGCGATTACAGCGAACAGGCGGTTTACAGCGTGACAGAGGGGCTTGCGATCGATGGAGTGCCTTTAGAACAGCATCGGTTGGCGGTTCTAACTTCAGGCACATCGGCAAACATTTCTGCATCAGGCACGGCTCGGTGTATTGTGATTGGTGGCGAACCTGTGGGCGATCGGCATAAATGGTGGAATTTTGTTTCGAGCCGGCGCGAGCGCATCGAACAAGCTAAACTCGATTGGAGAGAGGGACGGTTTGGTCAGGTTCCTCAAGAGACAGAGTTTATTCCGCTGCCATTCGAGCCGCCTTCTCAAAGGGAGCAGCCGTTGTAA
- a CDS encoding tyrosine-type recombinase/integrase, whose product MLNRIGEQQPETLKLHAPVPLALHPAEVYLDSLGSDRSKATMAAGLDIMAKLLAGSECDRMTLNWAALRYKHTAALRSALEKKYAPASVNQMLCALRRVLKEALRLDLIDPLDYSKAVDVRSVKQSGKPRGRALSPDEIAALVQSCSGESTLDVRDAALIAILRGGGIRRAEAVSLNLDDFNRSTGALEIRFGKGKKNRMVYLPEAAMALVEQWLKLRGEAPGPLLFPIRKGGEIQFRRMTPDGVLKILQRRAFLAGVDSFSPHDFRRTFCSDLLDAGVDIVTVQKLAGHASPVTTAKYDRRGEETKRRAVQHLGF is encoded by the coding sequence ATGCTCAACCGAATTGGAGAGCAACAGCCGGAAACCTTGAAGTTGCACGCACCGGTGCCACTGGCATTGCATCCTGCGGAGGTGTACCTTGACAGTTTGGGAAGCGATCGCTCGAAGGCAACGATGGCGGCAGGACTCGACATCATGGCGAAGTTGCTGGCGGGCTCGGAGTGCGACCGGATGACGTTGAATTGGGCAGCATTGCGCTACAAGCACACGGCAGCGCTGCGCTCGGCTTTGGAGAAAAAGTACGCGCCGGCATCGGTCAATCAAATGCTGTGCGCCTTGAGGCGTGTGTTGAAGGAGGCTCTGCGGTTAGATTTAATCGACCCCCTGGATTACAGCAAGGCGGTAGACGTGAGAAGCGTCAAGCAATCGGGAAAACCAAGGGGGCGGGCGCTATCCCCGGATGAAATTGCAGCGCTGGTGCAAAGCTGCTCTGGCGAGAGTACCCTTGATGTTCGAGATGCAGCTTTGATCGCTATCTTGCGGGGGGGAGGCATCCGCCGCGCTGAAGCAGTCAGCCTTAATTTGGACGATTTCAACCGCTCTACGGGAGCATTGGAAATTCGATTCGGGAAAGGGAAGAAAAACAGGATGGTTTATCTCCCAGAGGCAGCGATGGCGTTGGTGGAACAGTGGCTCAAGTTGAGGGGAGAAGCACCAGGGCCGCTGCTTTTTCCCATCCGTAAGGGAGGAGAAATTCAATTTCGGCGGATGACTCCTGATGGTGTTTTGAAGATTTTGCAGCGACGGGCTTTCCTCGCTGGAGTGGATTCTTTCTCTCCCCATGATTTCCGCCGCACGTTTTGCTCAGACCTCCTCGATGCTGGAGTCGATATCGTGACAGTGCAGAAGTTGGCAGGTCACGCTTCCCCTGTGACGACCGCTAAGTACGATCGCCGGGGCGAAGAAACGAAGCGACGGGCCGTGCAGCACTTAGGGTTTTGA
- a CDS encoding phage/plasmid primase, P4 family — MSTTQSTQESQGLDTAQSTPNLKGLGTLCSIDKKSLTADHEAHISGRGLLNDWARACCHSASIAQASHYLGYSVKSPGLLFIGKDGQVQYRPDIREPKRGKKEPPKYLSPSGEFDAFLPPSPDNPLYWEIEALKREAFYINDVPYILITEGVFKALAGCSNRIPTISLLGVEQGLTGKARDPENQRFLVAALRRLAEAGFGFIIGFDADAATNPNVRAAERKLAKQLAKFKVPVRSITGCWEAGPKGEFKGMDDFIQNKGIEEFRAILTKAKLFGEKEGDADGEKKSKFPSADAMSREIAEDYRDKLAFNNEVLCWYHYEADTTGIWSPETDEYVESIIYQILKSKGLKNLPPTYVSSVKRFLRHELIERKWKSKAGLLPFQNGALEIATGKLYPHSPGYKFTWALPRPHSVVDTEWGKIRQWLDFATHGNIHVQNLLLAFAAAVLKGRAEVQKFLHLIGIGGSGKGTFIRLLVALIGIENTHSSTLEDWCNNRFEAAQAYCKRLLIFPDENRGTRSLGKFKQVTGGDWLRAEEKGQKPFKFKFEGMVVVASEFPIFGADSGSGMARRTISVPFSAAVGTRRDLDKEFLPELAAFTNYLLSLDDAWVENTLRGVMDIPEIGAQFWESKIREDSVAGFLNDKLILDPFAQTSIGDSPNAEGTLYQAYHQYCADQGHKPQAVKNFSPNLIECASTILGWQIEKAHTKIGKIIKGLRLRTKADEHIPTYDYELQLRCKAGDGCGDGSVTVPVTGQNLYSETITASVTDKPLSHGEENVEIQTEIKKAPVEVNESVISNADNEVSVNPSPSPEPLPVADCDPSPNPSQNPSPNPAELNEDELNLVEMIRVATAEPDPEAARRAAADILPILKDVCARGAANREKVWAALTESERTTFSALSAEPLALTDNPQEPESLQPAPEPELIASADAEKLREIATVWWPEYYPEQLQTLITQMFGHCAPGTRYGVATITAWLASEDAVVRERIGELIRRRSEGSC; from the coding sequence ATGAGTACCACACAATCTACACAAGAAAGCCAAGGACTTGATACCGCGCAATCCACGCCGAATTTGAAGGGATTAGGAACGCTATGCAGCATTGACAAAAAATCCCTCACCGCCGACCACGAAGCCCACATCTCAGGTAGAGGCTTACTCAATGATTGGGCCCGCGCCTGCTGCCACAGTGCCAGCATCGCCCAAGCTTCACATTATTTGGGGTATTCAGTAAAATCGCCGGGCCTCCTATTTATAGGGAAAGATGGGCAAGTACAATACCGACCTGATATCCGGGAGCCGAAGCGAGGTAAAAAGGAACCCCCGAAATATCTTTCCCCAAGCGGAGAATTTGACGCTTTCCTCCCCCCATCCCCCGACAACCCGCTCTACTGGGAGATTGAAGCCCTAAAGCGAGAAGCTTTCTATATCAATGATGTACCCTACATCCTGATTACTGAGGGAGTATTCAAAGCCCTTGCTGGGTGCTCGAATCGTATCCCTACGATTTCCTTGCTGGGAGTAGAGCAAGGCCTCACAGGTAAAGCCCGCGACCCCGAAAATCAGCGATTCCTAGTAGCCGCACTGAGAAGGCTTGCAGAAGCTGGTTTTGGTTTTATTATTGGCTTTGATGCTGATGCGGCCACAAATCCAAATGTGCGGGCGGCCGAGCGGAAATTGGCCAAGCAATTGGCTAAATTTAAAGTACCAGTACGCTCAATTACTGGGTGCTGGGAAGCTGGCCCGAAGGGTGAATTTAAGGGAATGGATGATTTTATTCAGAACAAAGGAATTGAAGAATTCCGAGCAATCCTCACCAAAGCCAAGCTATTTGGTGAGAAAGAGGGTGATGCCGATGGCGAGAAGAAAAGCAAATTCCCTAGCGCTGATGCGATGTCGAGGGAGATTGCAGAGGATTATCGAGACAAGCTTGCCTTCAACAATGAAGTGCTTTGCTGGTATCACTACGAAGCCGATACAACGGGTATTTGGAGTCCAGAAACGGATGAATACGTTGAATCTATTATCTACCAAATCCTCAAATCTAAAGGCTTAAAAAACCTACCGCCAACTTACGTCAGCTCGGTAAAACGTTTCCTGCGACATGAATTAATAGAGCGGAAATGGAAGTCGAAAGCTGGCTTACTTCCCTTTCAGAATGGAGCTTTAGAGATTGCTACGGGCAAATTATATCCCCACTCCCCCGGCTACAAATTCACATGGGCGTTGCCACGCCCGCACTCAGTTGTCGATACTGAGTGGGGAAAAATCAGACAATGGCTAGACTTTGCCACACACGGCAACATTCATGTGCAGAATCTTCTGTTAGCCTTTGCTGCTGCTGTTCTTAAAGGCCGAGCGGAAGTCCAAAAGTTTTTGCACTTAATCGGTATCGGAGGCAGTGGAAAGGGTACATTTATTCGGTTGTTAGTAGCGCTAATTGGAATAGAAAATACGCACAGCAGCACTTTAGAGGATTGGTGCAACAATCGCTTTGAAGCAGCCCAAGCTTACTGTAAACGGCTGCTAATATTCCCAGATGAAAACCGAGGAACGCGGTCGCTAGGCAAGTTCAAACAGGTGACGGGCGGGGATTGGCTGCGGGCTGAAGAGAAGGGTCAGAAACCTTTTAAATTCAAGTTTGAAGGCATGGTTGTTGTCGCCTCAGAGTTCCCTATTTTCGGCGCTGATTCAGGCAGTGGCATGGCCCGCCGTACAATCTCTGTGCCTTTTAGCGCTGCCGTCGGAACCCGTCGGGATTTGGACAAGGAATTCCTGCCAGAACTGGCCGCTTTTACCAATTACCTGCTCTCACTTGATGATGCTTGGGTGGAGAATACCTTGCGCGGTGTGATGGATATTCCTGAGATTGGGGCCCAATTCTGGGAGAGCAAGATTCGGGAGGATAGTGTGGCCGGCTTCCTCAATGACAAATTGATATTAGACCCATTCGCTCAAACCAGCATAGGGGATTCCCCTAATGCTGAAGGTACGCTTTATCAGGCTTACCACCAATACTGTGCAGACCAGGGCCACAAACCGCAGGCGGTGAAGAACTTCAGCCCCAATCTAATTGAATGCGCCAGCACAATCCTCGGATGGCAGATAGAAAAAGCGCATACCAAGATAGGCAAAATCATCAAAGGTTTGCGTCTCCGAACCAAAGCAGACGAGCATATCCCGACCTACGATTACGAATTGCAATTGCGCTGCAAAGCTGGTGACGGATGCGGTGACGGGTCGGTGACGGTTCCGGTGACGGGTCAGAACCTTTACTCAGAGACGATTACAGCTTCGGTGACGGATAAACCCTTATCTCATGGGGAAGAAAATGTCGAAATACAAACAGAAATAAAAAAAGCTCCCGTCGAGGTCAACGAGAGTGTTATCAGCAATGCAGATAATGAGGTATCGGTGAATCCGTCACCATCGCCCGAACCCTTGCCAGTAGCCGATTGTGACCCGTCACCGAATCCGTCACAGAATCCGTCACCGAATCCCGCAGAACTCAACGAAGATGAGCTCAACCTGGTAGAGATGATTCGTGTGGCAACGGCAGAACCCGACCCCGAAGCTGCACGACGGGCAGCGGCCGACATTCTGCCAATTCTCAAAGATGTCTGTGCCAGGGGAGCTGCAAACCGCGAGAAAGTTTGGGCCGCTTTAACCGAATCGGAGCGGACGACATTCTCTGCGCTATCGGCGGAGCCTCTCGCACTTACCGACAATCCGCAAGAACCAGAATCCTTGCAACCCGCGCCAGAGCCGGAATTAATCGCCTCCGCCGATGCCGAAAAATTGCGAGAAATTGCGACTGTTTGGTGGCCCGAATACTACCCGGAACAGTTACAAACCCTGATTACACAGATGTTTGGCCATTGTGCGCCGGGGACTCGGTACGGTGTCGCCACCATTACCGCTTGGCTAGCCTCTGAGGATGCCGTAGTGCGTGAGCGGATAGGCGAACTGATTCGCCGACGCTCGGAGGGTAGCTGCTAA